aatgacaaGCTGAAAGAAGTGCTCAGACGACTGAAAGATTGTGAAGGGGCAAGGAAAAAGACCCAAGACCCAAATGATGAAGTTTGCATTGCTTCAACTGATCCAGCAGTTCCAGCTGAAGCATCGGGAACACACAACTGGCTACAAATTAGCAAGAGGTGGAGGGAAAAATTAGAGAGGCTTGTACACTACTTAAATACTGATGAAAGTAAAGTCACCAGAATTGGGAGCATTGCTTACATCAATGATGTTGACTTTCGCGTAGCGAAAGGGAGCGATGGTACTGAAGTCTTCTTGGGGCTGAGAGGAAGTGATGGCCATGAAATTGCAATTAAGAGAATGTCTAAAACCAACTATCAAGTGCTGAAGAATGAGGAAGTACTTCTGCGACATCCAAAACTGTACGATAGCTGGGTTGTGAAATATGTTGACTTTGCAGAAGATGAGAACTTTGGATATCTTTGTCTTCAACTTTGTGAAAAAACCCTGGAAGAATATATCAGAAACAATGATGGCAGTCTGCGTCCAGAGGAACTTGTCTCTGACGTCCTTCACAGTTTAAGGTCACTTCATTGTCTAGAGCCACAAATTCTCCACCGAGATCTCAaaccacaaaatgttttaatcgGTGAGTAAAGGAGACAAATATATAGAACAATGTAATtcactaaagctgttttcaaacatgaactctggataatgtcaggaCAACTGAGTCCTGACACTCTacagactttgcctttcacatacaGACAGGAGATTATTCGGGTCTGACATGTCAGGtcagacaacaggaaaatgtccgaagCATTCAGGTGATGGGTGGCATCAGGGTAGAGCATCAGGAAGTAGaacataatgtataaattcaACTGCGTAAattgtgtggttttatttagaGACTCCGGCGTCGACCCTCACGGTCAAAAGCTAATTGGATCTTGTCTTTCccagttgacatcttcttcggGACCTTCTATGTCTATGCCACCATCCATCACTtgttaaaaacatcatcaacgTGCCTACGCagcataacaaaacaaaatttactaaatatttgaatttatgtggtacaacagatttattttcactgcatCAATCTACTCCATTTATCTCACAGATGTGACCGGAAGGGCTAGATTAGCTGATTTTGGCATAAGCAGACGTTTGCCCAAAGACCAAACTACTTATCACACACGCAGTGCAGGAACAGAAGGCTGGATGGCCACCGAGACTTtaaaagaagatgaagacatACCATACAAACCGAGCACAGATATACAGGTTAGTATTTGTGTTGCATGTATTCTCTTTATGATTAAGtgaaacaaaatattttgttgaTGAAACTGCGTTGCTGACTTTTCAGGTGGCAGGAatgctgatttatttcatcctcTCCGGTGGACACCATCCTTTTGGTGATGAACGCTATAAGCGTAtgtcaaacattaaaaaggggAAGTATAAGTTGGACCGCGTTCAAGATGTGGTGGCAAAGGATCTCATCGAGAGGATGATCGATAAAGAACCACAGAACAGACCCAGAGTGGAAGAGTGCTTGAGTCATCCCTTCTTCTGGACCAGCACAAAGTAAAATCTCTTTCGTCATAGCCAGTTATCTCAGATTATTCAGATGCTGCAGCTTTATGTTTTAGAGCTAGCATAGTGTTGACTCAAAGGTTTACATACagtggctgttttcagacactgtGGCTCTTCCAGCTTAATGTTAACATGGTGATTCCAAGTAGGTAAAATGTTTACCATGGCCACCATCTTAGTTGAAGATATTAGCATGTCAATATTTTCTAATAATAAGGAAATTGAATACAAACTATCTTCAGAAAATGATATGAATGTCTTTGACTGACATGTTTGGCCATAGGCTAAATCAGAGTAttggaaaaatgtaatgtttgacTTGACAGCACTGTAGGAGTTCAAGGATATTTATTTGGATAAACCATTTAATGTATGTACTAAGTGACATGGCTGTTCATCACATAGTTTTTTAGATCAATTCAGTCTCCACCAACACAGTGGACGAGCCCACAGATATTGCCATCTGTGGAGCCATGCAGTGAAGTGGTTCacctggagaagctgctgtggACTTTTGTTGTtactttttcttcatttgctcCAATTTCTCCGTCAATCACCATGAATATCTATACTACCATTTTTAATCAATGTCATGCAATGAAAAGGTTTATGTTTTTTGTAAAGCATGCCGCCTAAATGTgcaatcttgtttttttttctcaggaaaGTAGAATACTTGAGGAAGGTTGGAAACAAGAAGGAGGTGGCAAGCCGACAAAATGTTAACCAGGAGTTGATTTCGATGCTGGATGAATGTGCTGAGGGTGTTTTATACAATCTGTGGAGAACTGAGGTGATTGCAACATAAAAAATCATCTTTTGAAACCCCACTTTGTTCTAACAAAGTCACTTTGTCACCTTGTATAACTGTGAATATGAATTGTTTGCCACTGTAGTTTTCACCCGACTTGGTGCAGAGGGTGGATGACAAGAAGAAACCATACCCAGAAAACATACTGGGATTACTCCGCTTCATGCGAAACCTCCAGGAGCACTAGTAAGTTAAAAGGATGAATAAACTCAAAACAGTGATATTGAGATTTTTAACAAGTTTTCAGTCCCGTCCCTGAGCACCACAATTCCATTCACCTCCACTTTTAAGGTGAATTTACAAAGGAGTCAAATATGTTTATGAGATTGTGATTTTGACAAATAAGtatttggaaacattttagGATTTCAAGCGtccaaacaaatatttattcagtGATACATTTaagttaaagggaaaaaaaagttgcatttattcaataattttttctcctgttttattaatttattggTATTAGTTGAactaactttaactttaacattgCACGTAGTTGTTGACTATATGTCTGCACATATATCGGTTCGTTGCCACTGTTATATGAATTATTACAAGAAATAATTATCCCCAAATATCTTCGtatctcttttgttttttagttaCTGGATAATTTTGTGTACAGGCCCATCAGCCCCCtcaatatgccagatttttgtCATATTCCCTGGGAagtttgtgaaaatgtccataaaacacaatgttataGAAAGGGGAGAAAAGTTAATGGATCCAACCCTTTAtctagatctgcaccaacattgaATGGGCTCTCTATtcacccatgtcccatccttccgCCAAGTCTCaaagaaatctgttcagtagattttgtgtaatcctgctgacaaacacacaaaccaaccaacaaacaagcaaatggCCAGGGGCAAAATCATaagctccttggcagaggtaaccaGTTGGCATCGTGCAACTGATGATAAGGCAGTGCTAATAGACAGTGATACTTTTTAAGAGGCCACAAGCCAAAGGTTCAGAAGTTACTGGTCCACTGTACATTCaggattttatttgtaatattattcCACTTCTCTGTTTGCAGTCCCGATGATGCCGCCAGCGTTGATCTGATATCACTGTTT
The genomic region above belongs to Hippoglossus hippoglossus isolate fHipHip1 chromosome 18, fHipHip1.pri, whole genome shotgun sequence and contains:
- the LOC117779366 gene encoding serine/threonine-protein kinase/endoribonuclease IRE1 codes for the protein MSKTNYQVLKNEEVLLRHPKLYDSWVVKYVDFAEDENFGYLCLQLCEKTLEEYIRNNDGSLRPEELVSDVLHSLRSLHCLEPQILHRDLKPQNVLIDVTGRARLADFGISRRLPKDQTTYHTRSAGTEGWMATETLKEDEDIPYKPSTDIQVAGMLIYFILSGGHHPFGDERYKRMSNIKKGKYKLDRVQDVVAKDLIERMIDKEPQNRPRVEECLSHPFFWTSTKKVEYLRKVGNKKEVASRQNVNQELISMLDECAEGVLYNLWRTEFSPDLVQRVDDKKKPYPENILGLLRFMRNLQEHYPDDAASVDLISLFPHLFGCVYKFTIRQGWNLENPLKEMFKPEKTVGANRHEVEPKNYEEHVSLAVQESEHTFTEPTSGI